AGGTCCATCTCGTTCTCGACCTCCTCGTCGGGGAACTCCTCGATCTGGATGACGATATCGCTGGCCAGGCGGCGCAGTTCGTAGGGGATGGTGGCGAAGGCCTCGCGGGCGATCCGGTGCAGGTCGGCCAGGCTGGGGGGAACGGAATGTCCTGTGTGCATGCCCTATTGTTTAACCGCCCTTGCGTCAATCGCCAAGCCGTACCATCTGGGTGGGGGAGGTGACCCATGGTCGCGAAACTGGAAGGACGGGACCGGATCGAGGCCCTGGCGGGCCTGAAGGGCTGGACGGAGGTGCCGGGGCGCGATGCCATCGCCCGCTCGTTGCGCTTCGCCGACTTCACCGAGGCCTTCGCCTTCATGGCCCGCGTGGCCCTGCATGCCGAGCGTCTGAACCACCATCCCGAATGGTCCAACGTCTACGATCGCATCGACGTGGTGCTCAGTACCCACGACTCGGGCGGGGTTACGGCCAAGGATGTCGAACTCGCCCGGATCATCGATTCGCTGATTTGATCTTGTCGGCGAAGCTGGCGGACGGCACCGCCAGTCCGACCGATTCGGCGCCCTGGCGGCGGGCGGTGGCGACGTGGATGGCGGCGATGCGGTAGACCTTGCCTTCCTGGACCAGGATGGGCGAGCCCGAATCCCCCGGAACCGCGTCGCAGGCATGGGCCACCAGGGCGGTGCCGGCCAGGAATCCGTCCAGCCGACAGCCAACGTGGGCGGTCAGTACGTGGGCCTTGTCCTGGCCGTAGCCCGCATTGGTGAAGCGCAGGCCTTGGCCCTTTATCTCGCCGAGCCGGCCGGCGTCCATGGAAAGAACCTCCAGGGGCGCGATCCTGCGGCCCATATCGCCTTCCAGAGTGACCAGAGCCCAGTCGTGGGCGCCGTTGCCCGCCGTCTTGTCGCCCGGCCGGTAGCCGGGTGCGGCGAAAACGGCGGCGGCTTTGGCATGGGCCAGATAATCCCCCTTGGCCCAGCCAGCGACGAAATGCAGGGACTCGGGGGGCAGGTAGGTCCGGGTCCGCTGGTTCCACAGGCAGTGCGCTGCCGTCAGGACGCTTTTCGGCCCCACCAGGGTGGCGGTGCAATGACCGCCGACGGTCTTGTTGAGCCGGCCGATGGCGTTCCAGGGGGCCTGGGTGGAATCGACGGTGATGCGGTCGTCGTCGCCCTTGACGCCCGGCAGCAGGGAATTGCCGGCCGCCGCCGGCCAAGCCGCGAGAACCGCCAGCAGAGCCAGGGACTTTCTCATGCCGGCTTCGCCGGCACCAGTTCGCGGAATACGCCCTGCAGGACCTTGCGGCCCTTGTAGACCAGGGTGCAGCCGCTGATGTCTACGGCAAGATCGGAGCCGTCCTTGCGGCGCACGATGCCCGACACCAAGCGGCCGCTGCCGTAATCCCGCATGCCCTCGAAGGCCCGACGGGTCTTGTCCAGTTCCCAGTCCGGATGCAGGTCGCGGTAGGTCATCCCCGCCAATTCCACGGTGGTGTAGCCGAGCAATTCTTCGGCCCGCCGGTTGGCGAAGATCAGACGGCCATCGGTTTCCGCCAGCAGGATGGCGTCCGGCGATTCCATGACCATGGTCCGGAAGGGCTCGGCGCTGCCACTGTTGGCCCGGTCCAGGGCCCGCTCGACGGCGATGACGAGACGGTCAAGATCGCTTTTTTCCACGAAGTCGAAGGCGCCCATACGCAGCAGGGACACCACGTCGCCTACCCGCACCACGCCCGACGCGACGATGAAGGGCAATTCAGGCTGCAGTTCGCGGACGATTTCCAGGGCCGGTTCGGCGCCGAAGCCGGGGATGCGGAAATCGCAGACCGCCATGTCCCAGACTTCGGTGGTCAAGGCCATGCGCAGGGCGGCGGCGGTCTCAACCCGCCGATAGCCGACGTCGAAGCCGCCGTCCTCGAGATGGGAGCACATAAGCAGGGTGTCGGTTTCGCAATCCTCGATGAAAAGAATCCGGATCGGCTTTCCCATATGCATTCACCCCCTTCCTCGTGTGAAATTATAGCAGGGGCGAACCTATGATGCCAGCGCTTCCGCCTGTTCTTCCACTTTGGGGCGGCGGCCAAGGGCTTGCAAAGCCGCTAGAAAGATCAATCCAGACCCCGTCCACGTCCATAGGTCAGGCATCTCGCCGAACAGAACGGCACCGGCGAGGGCGGCGAAGATCAGGCGCGAAAAGTCGAAGGGCATGATGGCCGAGGCGTCGGCGGCGGCCATCCCGCGCACCATCAGCATCTGGCCCAGCATGGCGCACAGACCGATGCCGGCCAGGTAGGGCCAGGCCGTCGGAGACGGGGCGGTCCAGACCGGCAAGGCGGGCAGCAGCGCCAGGGGCGAGCCGATCAGGCCCATGTAGAAGACCACCGTGGCCGGCGTCTCGGAACGCGACAGCGTCTTCACGCTCAAGGCCGAACCGGCCATGCAGGCCGCCGCGGCCAGGGCCAGCAGGCTGTCCAGCCGCAAGGCGCCTAGCCCCGGCTGGAGCACCACCATGGCGCCCGCGAAACCGATACCGACGGCCAGCCAACGCCTTGCGTCCACCTTTTCGCCCAGCAAAAGGCCGGCGCCCAGCGTCGCGAACAAGGGCGAGGTGAAGCTGAGGGCCGTCGCTTCCGCCAAGGGCATGACGGCAAGCGCCATGAACCAGGCGATGGTGGCGCAGACCCCGATGGCGGCGCGCAGCGCATGCAGGCCCAGGCGGCCCGTGCGGAACAGGCCGCCCTTCAGGCGCAGCACCCAGGGCAGCACGAAAACCAGGCCGAAGAAGTTGCGGAAGAAGGCGACCTCGACGGGGTCCACTTCGCGGGTGACGATGCGGATCATCACGGCGACGAGCGTGAACAAAAAGCAGGCGGCTACCACCATCAGGGCGCCGCGCGCCAAGGGCGGCAGTCTATCCAGGACAGGCATGGACAGAAACTAGGGAAAAGCTTCGCCTTTTACCATTGCGGGGTCCGCAAGGGTGGGTTGCGGCGTCAGGACCCGTGGACGATGTAGTCCCGCCAGGCCTTCACCGCGATCAGCAGGAAACCCAGGCTGTGCCAAGCCAGATCGAAGATGTCGATGGGCCGCTTCAGCGTTCCCGCCGCCAGCATCTTCAGCTTTTCCCAGATGTGCGGCTCCGGGTAGAAGGGCGCGAGCCCCAGCAGCAGCCCGAAAATGACGGCCGCCGGCATGGTCAGCTTGGTGTCGAAGAATTCCCACATGGGACATCGTTTACGGCAAGCGGGCGGGCGTGGCAAGCCGGGCGTGGAGGCGCTTCATCTCCGCCGGATAGCGGAAGATGTACTTCAGCCACCCATCTCCTTGCGGCGCTGATAGGTCTCGTAGAGTTTCCAGCGCACCCGCGGCACGGTGGCCAGGATCCGGGCGTCCGCATAATAGACCTCGGTGGGCGTCGCCGTCTTCAGATCGTAGCCGTAGGTGGTCCAGAAGACCGCCGTCTCCTCGCCGAAGAAGTCGCCGGGCCCCAGGGTCTCCAGGTCGTGGGCACGCCCCTTGCGGTGGCCGTAACGGCGCACGGAGCCCGTCTTGACGAAGCCGATACCCGAATT
The sequence above is a segment of the Magnetospirillum sp. WYHS-4 genome. Coding sequences within it:
- a CDS encoding PAS domain S-box protein, whose product is MHMGKPIRILFIEDCETDTLLMCSHLEDGGFDVGYRRVETAAALRMALTTEVWDMAVCDFRIPGFGAEPALEIVRELQPELPFIVASGVVRVGDVVSLLRMGAFDFVEKSDLDRLVIAVERALDRANSGSAEPFRTMVMESPDAILLAETDGRLIFANRRAEELLGYTTVELAGMTYRDLHPDWELDKTRRAFEGMRDYGSGRLVSGIVRRKDGSDLAVDISGCTLVYKGRKVLQGVFRELVPAKPA
- a CDS encoding trypsin-like serine protease; protein product: MRKSLALLAVLAAWPAAAGNSLLPGVKGDDDRITVDSTQAPWNAIGRLNKTVGGHCTATLVGPKSVLTAAHCLWNQRTRTYLPPESLHFVAGWAKGDYLAHAKAAAVFAAPGYRPGDKTAGNGAHDWALVTLEGDMGRRIAPLEVLSMDAGRLGEIKGQGLRFTNAGYGQDKAHVLTAHVGCRLDGFLAGTALVAHACDAVPGDSGSPILVQEGKVYRIAAIHVATARRQGAESVGLAVPSASFADKIKSANR
- a CDS encoding DMT family transporter, which produces MPVLDRLPPLARGALMVVAACFLFTLVAVMIRIVTREVDPVEVAFFRNFFGLVFVLPWVLRLKGGLFRTGRLGLHALRAAIGVCATIAWFMALAVMPLAEATALSFTSPLFATLGAGLLLGEKVDARRWLAVGIGFAGAMVVLQPGLGALRLDSLLALAAAACMAGSALSVKTLSRSETPATVVFYMGLIGSPLALLPALPVWTAPSPTAWPYLAGIGLCAMLGQMLMVRGMAAADASAIMPFDFSRLIFAALAGAVLFGEMPDLWTWTGSGLIFLAALQALGRRPKVEEQAEALAS
- a CDS encoding 4a-hydroxytetrahydrobiopterin dehydratase, producing MVAKLEGRDRIEALAGLKGWTEVPGRDAIARSLRFADFTEAFAFMARVALHAERLNHHPEWSNVYDRIDVVLSTHDSGGVTAKDVELARIIDSLI